A window of Fusarium musae strain F31 chromosome 1, whole genome shotgun sequence genomic DNA:
CAGCTGCAGTGTCGCGGATGGTGTTGGGAGGAGCAAAGTCAGCAGCGTTGATGAGGGCGATGTTatcatccttgagcttggagggAGTTGGGAGAGTGGTCAAGGGTGCGGGTGGTGGAAGTCTCTTCCTGGGGGGTTGTCGGATGCGAGCTGAGGCTGAAGAATCAGGACGAGGGCCAAGAGCAGAACCAGCGCGGGAACGTCCTCCAGGTCCGCTCTGGTAGCTCATACCACCGATAGAACCGTTGGGACCACGAGGTCGAGGTCCGGGTCGGCCAGGACCAGGGCGACGGCCAGCTGGGGGAGGTGTCATGGCACGGCGAGTGACAGGCTGTGCGTAGGGCATAACAAAGGCGTTTGTCTCAGGATCAAAGTAAGCTCCATCACCACCCATCATGTAGCCTTGGTCAACATCTTCGTAATACTTAGGGCCGGGTCTGCCCTGAGCCATTGAGGGCATGGGAGGCATAGGCGGGGGTGCCTCCTTGGTATCCTCAAAATACTCCTTGTAGAAAGAACGGATACGGTTGGCACGGTACTCGGGGTCCTCAGACTCTGTGATCTCATCCGGAGGGAGAGGACGGAATCCGACAGAGAGTCTCTTGTTATCCTGCTGGGGAACTCCTAGGCCTTGGTACTGAGGTGTATCCTCCACGAATGAGGTACGTTGCATGGTGCGACCACGAGAATCGTCCTCATGGTCTTCGTAGTAACTTGAAATGTCAGCCGCGGGGGTGTAGGACTGATAATTGGAACCATCACTCTGGCGGTCGTGAGGGAGAGGAGCGGACTTGGGAGCATCAGGGGACGTCACAGTTGGGGATTTaggctgaggaagagagaagttCAAACCCAGACCGGTGGCCTCATGCTCCCTGGCAGGAGGTAGAGGGAAATCGTTGGCGGGCTCCGAGGAGAAGTTGGGCAACTCAAACTCGGGAGTCTTGCTCCTCACTGCGGGAGGTGGCTGTACGGAGGCGCCGTCACGCTTCTCATCAAAATCGGAAACCACTCCAATCTCAGGGATGATTGGGGCAGGCTGGAATCCATCCTTCTCGTCGAAGTGAGAGTTTGGCTGGTGGGTTGGCGCAGGCGCCTTGGGAGTGCCGAAAGGATCGACCTTGGAGTCGGTGGCAGAGACAGGAGTCTCAGGCAGGGAGTTCATGCGAGATGGGGGCATCTTCATGCTACCAGGCTTGCCAGAGTTACGAGGACTACTAAATTTAGTATTGTGCGAGAGGGAGTCCTTGGGATTAAAGGACCGCAATGAGCCGGTCTCGCTTTGCGTGATGGTCGCGACATACTGGTAAGGGTCCTGATTATCATTTCCCAAAGACTTAGCCAACGAGTTGAGCGACTCTCGCGACTCCTGCAGACCGGGTGGCAGCAGGTAGGGCGAAGAGAGGTTCATATCCATCGAGAGCTGACTGGGTTTATGGTTGAGGCCCTTCTCACCCCCTCCCATAAAGAGACTTCGACGGGTAGACTTCTTTCCGCCGGCCCCGTCGAGCCCAAAGTCCAGGCTCTTGTGAGGATCGTTGATATCCTCAAGCATCTGCCTCTTCATGTTCTTACGGTGGAGGTAGTACAAGAAGATTGCGATCAGAACGATAGGAACCCTACACATAAATGGTCAGCATATCGCGATCCAGTTGACCATCCGAAatcgaaaagaaagaaaaaggcgtGGCTGGTAGCATACACAATAGCGACAACGATGGGAACTACCAAGTTCGTGTTGGCGCTGGCTGCTGCACAACTGTCTGTTTCTTGGCAGTTCTCTCGGGTGACGAGTCGGCGAAAGatcgaggaagacgatgCGACTCCGTTTttggaagctgaagagacaTCTTCAATGTTGGTGCGAGGTCGAAGGCGAGCACCTTCGTAATGAGCGATCCCCATGTTGGCGTGGTATGCTAGCGCATAAACTCAAAGCTTCCAAACAAACAAAGAGATGTTGATCGTCAAGTGTAGTTTCCTCCGCGAAAAAGTGAAATGGGCGTGAGAATATTAAGAATTGTCGAATATTAAACTCCAAGCACAACTGTCATAACCATTAAGCTGACCGTAATGCGATTGACAATGTCGGTAGACGGCTGGCACGCGTCGAGTATTATCGTCTCCAACTTGATACGGGAATCGAATGAATCTGAAATCGTTTTCGTCCAAGGATCGCGAGAAGCGTCAAAGCAGATGTTGGGCACCGTAAtatcgagaagaacaagactgGACAAAGCCAAAAGCCAGCGGAGCAAAAGCGAGTGAGCGAGCGGCTgtgatgtttgttgttgtgtaAAGAGGGACTAGGTCATTAAAGCAATAGACCGTAACGAAACGAATGACTCGAGTCTGGTGTAAACAAGACTCTAGATTAAGCAGcaagtttttataaaagagtGACGAGCCCGCTGGCAGGCAGCTTTGGCAGAAATGCAGAACGATATGATGCTGTCGTCGTCGACCGATGAACAGTTGGAGAACGAAAGAAAGGAACGACGAATGgacgagagaaggagagtaggtaaagaggaggatgaggttaGCGAGTGGGTGGAGATGTAGGAGTGGAGCAACGACGGGAGAGGCACAGGAGTAAAGGACCTGGGACTGGGACTGGAACCTCCACCAAGGACAGCCTCGAAAGCTGGTACCTGGAGTGTCATTCTAGGGCCTGAGATGACCTGCTACAGCGACAAGACTCGCTGTTCTCCCAGCGGACTAATGCCTGAGGGGCCGTCCAAGTCCAACACAGGCCCAGACAACCAGGCCAGGGGCGGGGGGTAATGACCACTCATGGATCAGGTCAGGTCCCGTCCATCCCAGACAATGAATGAGCCTTGCTTTAGTTAGCATAGCTCTGGAACGATATCCCAATCAGGGGATTCACACGGAGCAAGATGGAGTGACACTAGGTTGAACCATTGGATTGGTGGTTGAACCCTTGTTCACCTTCCAGACCCCTTCCAAGGTCTTCTCCAAGAGAGATTAAGGTGGACATCCTACTGGATCCCATGGAAAGGGTTTGCAACGAGGCCTTGGTCAGAGCAGAAAAAGAGAATCTCGTCATGGAAGCCCTGTACGATGGATAATCAGTGCACAAGCTCATGACTAGGTCGGTTGCTTCTTGTGAACGAGGCATTGACCGCATTCCCACGGACaacaatcaacaacaaccaactCTCTCTCAGGCAGAGCGATCCGAAAATCAATCAATTAACAAAACTCAGTTATCAACCGTTTAATTTCCAAAAAGTCTCTTTTTGCCTCGCCACCCCGTTAGCGCCCGCATAAAAAACCACCAGTCACATCGAGCATCAGAGCCCAAAAGGAAGCATCCGCATGCGCCTGTGGGTGCACAACCAGGGACAATCTCGCATAACCCAGATGCACAATCGACCCCTGACCAGTAAAAACACAAAGAATGCATTAAGTTATGAGCGCTTCATGCAAGGCACGCGAGCGGCAGCCAGGCTAACCCCGGCAATCATGTGGAGGCCCGGGACCAAGACCAGCCAACGGACGTCATGGAACAGCTTCTGCTCTGACGAGACCAAGCCCCGAAGAGGAAAGTAAATAAAGGGGGAGAAAGCCTCCCCGCCTATCCGCAGTGGCGTCAGGGGCTATATCTTTGTCAACTGAAGTGGCTGCTGCAGGTACGCGGTGCAGACTGCAGAGAGTTCAATAGATACGGTGCTCTATCTCATATCGAGAACGGTCTCGATGGTCTTGGACGGAACCATTCAAAGACAGTGTCAGTAACAACCCGAGAGCATATTATCCTCTTCCGCTACTAGTCAACTGGATGAGACTGTCACCCTGGGCGAGACAAtacaaggcaaggcaaggcaagacaAGCCACCTGAAATGAAAGCGAAAACCACTTCTCACCTCGCAAACACAGTCAGACTTGATATCAATCACACCGTCTTTTTCCTGGTTTCAACCCCTGGCTATCAAACTAGCCTCAAATGGCTGCTCGAGATCGCCAACTCCCTTATATCAAGATGCATATCACTGGTGTCACAAAAAGCTGAATCGTGCCCACATCTGAATTCTTGCATTAGAATCTTGGCTTATCGTGGGTCATAATTTTAATCCTCACCCACTATGCGCTGTCTAGTGCTAAGATATGCATCAATATTGCCCTCATCTCCGTCACCCATATCCTGCTGgcttattattagtattcaGCTTGCCTACGTACGCACGCACAAACATCAGTAGAAAATATTCTTGAAATGGCTCAATTTTGCAGGAATTACCAATCGTTCGCCTACGTCAGTATGGAGCTTGTAATTTTGATTCGGTGACTTCCGCCGCGAGCCATCTCACGGCATATCACATAGATCCGCCGGGGAAGCCGGATGATTTATTATTAGGTAGTTGAGCCGTTCGCCATTATTAGTCAGGACGATCAAGCTCCCTTACATCGGAGAGACGAGGCTATCACCACTCTCACCTTCACACGTAGCAAATACTGCGGATTGTTTTGAACTCTGTTTTGCCTTGCCTTCGGCCCTTTCACCGTCATCCTCGCTATTACCATACGAAAACATCAATATCGGGTTTCGTCTGATCCAATGGCGGTCAGTGTTTGACAGGCAAGCTAACAGCTTAACATCCATGGATATCCATAGCTGTTCATGTCGGAATCAAGGACTCCCTTGACCAGCCAAGGCTTCCTCCATTCATGCCATCTCACTTTTAGAAATCAAGCAAATGATATTTTCACTATGGGGAAATGCCTCACACCTTAACCAACATTTGCTATCCTTGATCCCGAAGCTTTGAAACCGCCATTCATATACCACCCCAGTTATCCCCGGCCTGGCAGTTTCACATATCGATGGCCCCATCTCCCTTCATATCGAAcccctcatcctctccaatCTGTCGTGATTTGGTAAAATTCTGGCGCATATTCCAAGAGCCATCCTttctcgatcttggtgacATCCCGGATGAATATCTTGCTACCCGTCTCCATTGCTTCATGGAAGATGACCCAATCCGCTTTGCGGTTGAACATTAGTGAACTTGGATGTGCGTGAAGAACCATGTTGCCCTCGACGTTGCGAAACGTTCCGTCTGGTTGCATCCTTGCTGCGTGGGCAAAGTAGCCCGATGTAAGACAACGGCGGATCTGTTCTGCTTTTTTGACGTTCGCCTCCGGTGATGCTTGTCCAGCGAGTGTCTCATCTATATTGATGCTGAATCGCTCAAGATACCGCTTTAGTTGAGCTCTGATACTGACTGCTCGACTCATGGacttgaagttgaggttATTCTCATGACAGAACTTGGCTTCTTTTCGTCCCTTTGTAACAAACGCTTGGTAGGCATTGAGGAGAGTCAAGTGGTCGCCTTCATCCACGGCGAACTTCCTGCGTGatgtctccatcttctttttctcgcCTTCGTGGGAGAACCATACACTGCCTCCGAGACTGGTCATTGCCGCGATTGTAAGCATTTCGCTGAGGCATCCAAAAGACGATGCCGCTAGTAGGGTTTTCGCCATCATAGGTTCAACGGCCAACTCAGCCATCCTTGAGCCCATAGGCCGAGTGAGCTTGGCATACTCATCCAACGCTCCTAGAGCATAGAGCaactcaagagccttggccaTGAGTTCAGATGGTGGTGGAGATAGGAAGTCGAAGCGCACAATATTGTCTATTCCCAAAGCCTTGAGTTGCAGAACGACAGGTGCTAGATTTGACCTCTGAAGCTCAGGGATATTGGCATCCGGCAGCGACTGATAACTCTGCTCAGTGTAAAGTCGGAAGCATTTTCCAGGTTTTGTGCGTCCAGCTCGTCCAGAACGCTGGGACGCCGCCGCTTTCGATACTGCTGTAGCAGTGAGTGATTCTATGCCAGTCCTTGGGTCATATGCTCTCAGTTTCACGAATCCGCTATCCACCACGAATACGATTCCATCGATTGTGACTGATGCTTCGGCGATGTTCGTGGAAAAGACAACTTTTCGTGTGCCTTCCGGCAGCTTGTCAAAGACATACATTTGCTGTTCAGTAGACAAGCCAGCATACAACGGCAAAGGCATCAAAGGACCGTGTTTtgagccaagatcaagcataCGCTCGCTGACTGCTTGTATCGCATTGTCGATTTCCTCTCGACCAGTCAGGAAAACTAGGATATCTCCTTCGCCCTCTTGGGTGTGGATATCGAAGACAACGTCGATTGCTTTCTCAACATAGTTCTCTGCCGGTGACTCCAGGTAGAGTATGTCTATTGGATACGTTCTCCCCTCGAGACTGACGATGGTCCCGATTTCATCCTTTTTGTCTGTTTTGTTTGGCTGATCATCACTGCTCCTTGTGAAGAAGTCTAAGAACTCCTTGGCTTGGAGAGTAGCACTGCTGATGATAATACGCAGCTCGGGTCGCTTTCGGCGAATCTTCTTCAGTAACCCCAATAAGACGTCAGTGCTGATAGACCTCTCATGCGCCTCGTCAACCATAATGACCGAGTAACGCGTCAGCAATGGGTCGACCAGAGCCtctctgatgaggaggcCATCTGTGAGAAACTTTATCTTTGTTGATGCCGAGGTCACATCCTCGAAACGTATCGAGTATCCGACTTCTTTGCCAAGCTCACAGCCAATTTCTTCGGCGACTCGCACCGCAACTGTGGTAGCTGCGACACGACGAGGCTGGAAAAGGTCAGCTTGTATGGTGTCCTGGTTTTATGTTTACTTACCTGAGTGACGCCAATGATCTTTCCATCTGAACACCATCCTGCTCGTTCTAAGAACTGAGGTATTTGTGTTGTTTTTCCAGAACCAGTTTGACCTATGACGATCGTGACTGGGTAATTTTCAATCACATAGAGAAGGCTCTCGCGATGTTTTGCGATTGGGAGTAGAGCTGCTGGCTTGTGAAGAGCTGGGATAAAGGCTGCATCTAGATCCAGATCTGCCATATTGGATTGGGTCAACCAGATTCAATAGATTTAGGGCCCTTTTTAAGAACAACGCAGAGTCTCTCACACCATTTGTGAGTAATTCCCTCTATGTGCGCACAAAACTCAGCTTGTTTGAACACGATTCTTTTGCATGAAGCATTATGTTCAAAGTCAAGCTTCACGAAGACGCATGAAAAGTTACCCTAGACTTGATACTGCTGTCAGAGCTACGGCCAATCAGAGCAACTTCCCCATTAAGAATGCATTGTGGCGAGTGGGTCAACGTCATCAGCTTCGTGTAGGCTGATTGACCCCTCGCGCCTCAACTTTAATATCACAAGGCAGGCCAGGCTGAAGCGAAATCCCCAATTTCCCTGGATATTGCCCATCTTTCAACCGACTTCTAATCAAATCTCGACTCTAAACTCGTGATAGCTTCAGACTGAAACTCAATCATACCAACCACAAGTGCGATCAGGATGTCAGCCCCTGGAGAAACGGTATACTACTACTCCTTTCGAGAACTGTCTTAGATGGCTGATGTTGGAGGATTTCCGCTAACATGACTTCTCCTGCTAGAACAAGGCCACCGCCGAGAGTGGACCTGAGTCGCCAACTACTGCGCGACCTCTTGAtctcgacgacgatgatgttcAGGAATCTGGCGTTCTCGATAGCAACACCACACCCGCTGCTGCGACTAACACCACTACCACTCAGGCTCCGGCCCAGGCACCAACACCCACGAATGAGACAGCACCCCCTAAGCCGCCCCGGCCTGTTTCTGAAGCACAGAAGAATGAGACTATACTCAAGGAAGCTTTCCCTACTGTAGAGCTGAGTGTTATCAAGGCTGTATTGAGAGCTAGCGGTGGTCGCGTCGAGCCTGCATTCCATGCTTTGCTGGGTACGCTTACACAGACTCTTATTAGAGGGCATGATGAACTGATCTACGTACAGAGATGACCGATCCTGATGCTGCGCAAAACGAGCCCGCCGAAGAAGTCCCCCCTCCTCAACCCCCTAGGCCTCAGAACCGAACCCAGATGTCGCAATTGGAGGCAGACGAACTATATGCACGCCAACTTGCAGAACACTACGACAATGTTGGTGCCTACGAGTCGCGCACTGCCAACCGAGGCCAAAGACAGGGACAGCGAGGTCGTGATGAATGGGGTGACGACCGTGAGCACAGCTTCATTGACGATGACCTCCCTGTCATTCGCGAAAACCTACGCAAGGGATTCTTCGAGACACAGGAAAAGGTCAACGGATGGATTAcaaacatcaagaagaagatcgaggagAACTTTGACGAGAGTGAAGAGCAGACGCAACGACAAGGAGAGCCCTTCCGTCGTCCTGGAGAGTCTAGCAGGCGAAGCGGTGATTATGACCGATATGATGCGGATCCTCAAGTTCTCAGCGATGATTTCGCTGGCATGAAGTTTTCTTCTGATGGAAGTGAGTACTGATACCTGTATTGTGTTGAAGCAAATGTTGACAACTCGTAGCTCCCGTGAATCGACCTATGGCCAATACTGGCATGTACAAGCCCCCTCCCCCATCGACTTCACCCAAGCCTAGCAACGGCCGACGAGTTGGTTTCAAGGAGGAGACTGAAGAAATCAATATGTACGACTCTTCACCTAGGGTGCCACCCAAGGATGCAGCTCCCGCGAGTGGCACAAGGGGTAGCAAGTGGCAGCCCATGTCGGCGGTTGAGCCGAGCCCTATCGCAGAAAACGACCCCTTTAGTCTGGGAGATAGTGAAGATGAGAGGGAAACACATCAGAAGACCAAGGACGATAAGACTGATGACAGCGAGCGCTTGAAGAAGGCTACTGCCGAGGCAATGGCTGATAGCCTGAGCGAGTCTAAGGACTcggaggcgaagaagaactAGATGTTAGCAGATTGACGTAGACCAGTCGTACAGACCTTGGAAGAGGATGGAAGTCATGAAGACGTAGCCGAGAGTCGAGAGCAGCAAGTCGAAGAGTTTGGTGCCACTTTCGCTGTCATAACAAACATGGGTGGTCTGTTTCTGGTTATAGCTCCGTATCGTATCTCACGACGGTTCAGTAGGTAGCATATAGTAGCCTTTCTTTTCTGGTTTTGCATACTCTGGCATACTCTGCTATCCTTTCACATTGCGCATTATGACCCGTGACGCTTCTCGAGTGACGGTATCATGAGGCGTCGGTGCAGACTCGATGTTCGTTCCTTGGCTTGCATAGCATATCCAGTTCTGAAGGACATACAACGATAAGAGCTCTCACATAGTGGATGTTTGTGTTTCATTCAACCAATGTCAACAGTGACAGGCATAGAGCAAGCCTGAAGGATTATTCATTCCTTACTCATAAACTAGGAAACGGAGACGTGCCTCGAGTCGTGCAAGTCCTCATGGTGATGGAGCTGAGTTGGGGAAAATGACATAAGAAATTTCCTAGGAGCTGTGCAGTCACTCCCTCTTGAGTCTGGAGCCTCTCGAGACCCCTTGCTCCATGACGTTCCGTCTCGGTTTTACCAATGGAAACAAGGCAGGTCATTGAAATCATTATTGTAACGTAAGTGGAAGAAGTACGCGCGGAGAAACACCCGGCAGGTCCCGTTGCGAGGCAGAGGAGACAGGCTAGACAGGCTCGTGCATCGCATTGCATCGCACAGCTAAAGATGGAGATATGGCCCGGACCTGTGAGCCGGTCCGCCTGTCGCTCGAGCACGGGGTCGGATACGGGACGGTCATTGGATGTGCGGATCGTTCAACGGACGGCTTGAGATTAGCGGATGCTTGTTCGGGACCTTATGCTTGATGGTGGTGTATCTTCCGAGTGGGTGATGAGTGGTGGTGATCTGTTAGGGGACTAGCTGGGCGGAGCAAGTCAGCGACTTGAACTTTTGAAATGCCCCGCCATCCAATGCTGGTAACGTCGTGGGACCATGAAGAGTCGTGATCGAGtcgagaaagaggagaatGAGCAAGTAAAAAGGGAACTATTCAAGGCACGAGGTCATTCACTGCTTAGACCTAGGGAGTTGAGACGCTATAGACAGTCAATCTACCTATGTCATTTCGTGTCCCcgcttctttctttttggtGAATGGTTCCATTACCATTTTGGTTGACCGTCTCGTTGCAAGAGCCACTCACTGGGCTGAGCTTGTGCTTTCCTTTatttacctacctaccttagagcatccatccatagaGGGGCAGATTTTTGGTTCCCATCAAGTTCGTCTTTTGACATAATAAaaaaacaccatcaccacgacGTTGATTATATTCTGAGGTCCTTTCTTACCAAATACAATTGGAGGTCTCACTattggaaagaagaaattgTTGTTGTTAAAATCACTTGCCGTTTTTGAACACGCCCTGGATCCACGTCACGTCGTCTTGAGTCAACTTACGAAACTTAACAACCTCAAGCCAGTCCAGCCTCGTGTCAGTGGACTCTGCTCCCTTCAAGGCTCGACACATAACGAACAGGGCCCTTTGACAGGCCTGGAACAATCAAGGAACACCTTTGATTTGACTATCGGTCTGTGCTTTACTGACTGAGTCTCTGAGAGCAAGTGCCTCGGCTTCTGGTGAGTGAGGATCTCCAATATCgtatccaatccaatccgaTTCAACCCTGCCTTACCCTTCACTCTCATGATTCTATTTGAACCCTTACCCATAAACTGCATCTCGTTTCTATACACACACACTTGGAGGCCACGCTATTCGCGAGCGTTTTTTTTTCGTCAGCAGTTCACGCCCTCTCTCACGCCGCTGGCTCAGCCAAAGTGATGGCATAGACTCTGGTCAAGGTACCCCCCCACGTGCCCTACAGGAGTCGATCTCGGACGTCGTCTAAGGATAACCGGGCTGTCGGGTGATGGGTCAAGGCCCAAGCAAAGACCCTGAATAAACCGGGCGTTTATCGTGTGTGTGTCACTCTATACATGACAAGCTTGTGCaagagaggaaaagagaagTGGAATTACTTGGAAAACAAGTGGTTGCTTGCGCTGCTGTGAAGAAACGGGACGCATCCACAGGGTCTCAACTCACACTCCACCGGGGCTCTTCAACAATTCTGCCTGGGCTGAGCTGATCTTGGTCTGACTTTGACATGCACCTTTAATGCCTGGCTCATCTTTCATGTGCATCTTTATggagcttctcaaagacCCCGTTCCTTGCTCTGGTCTCTGTCTTGCTTGACCTGGTCATGTCTCCGCTGCTGGCTGTTTGTTCTCTATTTCGTTACCTGCCTACCCTCCCCTTCAACACCGTACTGTTGCACATACACACAAAACACACGCAAGATACCACACGGACGCTGTAACTGACACTGAAACTCGCATGTTTCCAGCCACACATCCTCGCTCACTTCTCCCTCCAAGCAACGATCGCTAAGTCAACCATTCCTTCTCACCTATCCGCTCCCTCGTCTGCTCTCTAAGTCACCAAGAGCTCCCACGGGCGCCCACGCCGCAGCATGTAAGATATATCCGTACTTCCTTGCTCCTTGTTCTATGTCTCGAGTTGCCCAGCTCGCAGTGGTTCAGGAACCCTTCAAGAACCCACTCTGAGCCGGAAGCTCTTCAGAGACTAATGGCAACTCTGCCGTCATGGTCTGTACTTTGAGCACATGGCTTACTCACATTCTGTTATAGGAAGTTTGGCAAGCAGATCCAGAAGCGTCAGCTTGAGGTGCCTGAATATGCTGCCAGCTTTGTCAACTATAAGGCCCTGAAAAAGGTACGCCCATGCCATTCCCTCCCCTGTTAACCTTTTCGTTCCTGCCACCGAGAGCCCCGTCCATCTACCGACTCCGCTGTCATCTCCCACGCTGCAGTGCTCGGTCCACTATCACTTTTCAAGGCCCTTACAATCCTTCCTCTTCCAGCTGCTCGGTCTGCATTTCTCAGCTCTGGTTGCCAACTGGCTTCTTAGTTTCCTATTCGTGTCCctgcccttgcccttgctgtTCCCACTGCCGTTCTGGGCTATCATTCTCCGAGTATTTGCCCTGCTTCATTCGTAGACCCCATCACCTTGGGGTATGAAGCATTGTGCAGTGTGGCAGTGGCTGGCCAAAAGCAATTCCTTGTTTTTCTATTCGTCATCCTCTACCCATCCACGTTTCTTCATCGCCACCAGATTGCATTTCGACCAATTCTTGGGACTTCTTCCACTGACATGCCGCCATGtagctcatcaagaagctgtcTGCGACCCCTACCCTAACCTCACAGAACGATGTTCTCCGCTCGGCCACCCCTGTGGATTCCCAGGCCGCTCTCCAGGCCAATAaagcaaccttcttcttccaactGGTAAGTTCACTCAGGTGTTACGTCTTCGTCATGAACATCCCGACATGGTTGCTAAATGAGGAACAGGAACGGGAACTCGACAAGGTCAACGCCTTCTACCTGCAGAAGGAAGCTGAGGTTTGTATCACGTCCGAAACATAACAACGGCACATGCAGCTAACATACCGTAGCTGAAAATTCGCCTCAAGACGCTCCTTGATAAGAAGAAGGTGATACAGTCTCGTCATGGCATCTCTCGGCGCTCAGCCAAGTTCACTACCCTCGAGGAAGGCTTCCAACAGTTTGCTACCGACCTCAACAAACTTCAACAGTTTGTCGAGATCAACGGTACTGCTTTCTCAAAGATTCTCAAAAAGTGGGACAAGACATCAAAGTCCAAGACAAAGGAGCTTTACCTCTCGAGAGCCGTCGAAGTCCAGCCATTCTTCAATGCTACGGTAATAAGCGAGCTTTCTGATCAGGCCACCACAAGTCTACAAGAGCTCGGTGCTTGGTCGGATGGAATCCAAGTGAACTTTCAGTCGGGGCACGTGGTGACCTCGCAGCATTTCGTCGGCACTGATGAAGGGGACGCAGACACACTGCTACTTGATACTGTTATCACAGGAAACCTCGAGTCCTTAAaggatcttcttcaacggATGCGCTCCGCCAACGAcactggagatggagatagCTCGTTGATGGAAAGGCTCACGCGGACCTTCTTAGCAGCCATCTCAGAAGCTCCACAAGAGTCCCTACGAGTTCTACTCGACACAGGTCTCGTTGATCTCCACTCTTATGATGATATCAATGAGAGAAATTGCCTGCACCAAGCTGCCATCTATGGTAAGCAGTACGTCCTGGAGTGGGGCTTGTCAGTCAATGTCGTTGTGGATAGAACAGATGTCTATGGCCGGGTTCCTCTGCATTATGCCAGCCTTCACGGAAGATTGGAAATGCTCAAGGTCCTCTTGGACGGTAAGTTGCTGAACAATGTTTGTGTATTGATTTAGTTGGCTGACTACCGTGTAGCAAATCAAAAAACCATCGACCTCATCGACCACGACAACTTCACCCCCTTGATTCATGCTATTATCCACGGACATCTCGACTGCATCGAACTTCTCCTTGCCAGATCTGCACGTATCGATCCGTTTTCTGATTCG
This region includes:
- a CDS encoding hypothetical protein (EggNog:ENOG41); its protein translation is MSAPGETNKATAESGPESPTTARPLDLDDDDVQESGVLDSNTTPAAATNTTTTQAPAQAPTPTNETAPPKPPRPVSEAQKNETILKEAFPTVELSVIKAVLRASGGRVEPAFHALLEMTDPDAAQNEPAEEVPPPQPPRPQNRTQMSQLEADELYARQLAEHYDNVGAYESRTANRGQRQGQRGRDEWGDDREHSFIDDDLPVIRENLRKGFFETQEKVNGWITNIKKKIEENFDESEEQTQRQGEPFRRPGESSRRSGDYDRYDADPQVLSDDFAGMKFSSDGTPVNRPMANTGMYKPPPPSTSPKPSNGRRVGFKEETEEINMYDSSPRVPPKDAAPASGTRGSKWQPMSAVEPSPIAENDPFSLGDSEDERETHQKTKDDKTDDSERLKKATAEAMADSLSESKDSEAKKN